Proteins from one Candidatus Sulfotelmatobacter sp. genomic window:
- a CDS encoding DNA cytosine methyltransferase has translation MEATVFAARAGRSSGLLIADLFAGAGGITAGFRAAGFTPVAAVESNKWAARSYSENFGNHIFTCRIEEMYVERSSEALRWSLPNISLWPMDLETPRIDVLVGGPPCQGFSPLGRMGDWKYEDPTNKLWKHYVRVLDVVRPKVFVIENVPEFLKSSEFELLTKCVVDLNYDVAFQVLNASDFGVPQRRKRAITIGSRIGAASLPKPEVALRRTVRDAIGDLPIWPDGKNWHIARRPTAISLERYRAVPPGGNRFDLMRSRPDITPRCWLNKTSGSTDVFGRMKWDEPAPTIRTEFFKPEKGRYLHPEAHRPITIREAARLQTFPDDFIFVGSSVQAAKQIGNALPVELSRQIAIHVRRMLSVDVMSYRSP, from the coding sequence GTGGAGGCCACCGTGTTCGCGGCTCGCGCTGGACGAAGCTCTGGACTACTCATAGCCGACCTATTTGCCGGTGCAGGCGGAATCACCGCAGGGTTTCGTGCCGCTGGATTCACCCCGGTTGCAGCAGTCGAAAGCAATAAGTGGGCTGCACGTTCATATTCCGAGAATTTTGGAAATCACATTTTTACTTGCCGCATCGAGGAAATGTACGTTGAGCGCAGTTCTGAAGCACTCAGGTGGAGTCTCCCAAATATCTCGCTTTGGCCGATGGATCTTGAAACACCGCGAATCGATGTACTTGTCGGTGGCCCGCCGTGTCAGGGATTTTCCCCGCTCGGGCGGATGGGTGACTGGAAGTATGAGGACCCGACGAACAAGCTTTGGAAGCACTACGTCCGGGTCTTAGACGTAGTACGCCCGAAGGTCTTTGTAATTGAAAACGTACCCGAGTTTTTGAAGTCCAGCGAATTCGAACTGCTGACTAAATGTGTGGTGGACCTAAACTATGACGTCGCATTTCAAGTACTCAACGCGTCAGATTTTGGCGTCCCACAACGGCGGAAGCGGGCAATCACCATTGGGAGTCGGATAGGGGCGGCTTCGCTACCGAAGCCTGAAGTTGCGTTGCGTCGCACGGTACGCGACGCGATAGGAGACTTGCCCATATGGCCGGACGGCAAGAATTGGCACATCGCGCGTAGGCCAACCGCGATTTCCCTCGAGCGGTATAGAGCGGTACCGCCTGGCGGCAATCGCTTTGACTTGATGCGATCGCGACCGGACATTACGCCAAGATGCTGGCTCAACAAGACAAGCGGAAGCACCGACGTGTTTGGCAGAATGAAGTGGGACGAGCCTGCGCCGACGATCCGCACCGAATTCTTCAAGCCCGAAAAGGGACGCTATCTCCATCCCGAAGCTCATCGGCCCATCACAATTCGTGAGGCAGCAAGACTGCAAACATTCCCGGATGACTTTATCTTCGTGGGGTCGAGCGTCCAAGCGGCGAAGCAGATCGGAAACGCTCTTCCGGTGGAGTTGAGCAGACAAATTGCTATTCATGTACGCCGCATGCTGTCCGTCGATGTCATGAGCTACCGCTCGCCGTGA
- a CDS encoding acyl-CoA dehydrogenase family protein: MNFDLTDDQKAIQDLCRDFARNEVAPQAERNDREERFPYDLVAKMAELGLMGLPFPEECGGAGADTVSYALAVMEISRADASTGITLAAHVSLGASPIYLFGTEEQKQKWLVPLAKGERLWGFGLTEPEAGSDAGNTQTRAELRDGRWVINGTKAFITNSGTDITGGTTITAVTGVGADGRKEISNLIVPQDTPGFTRSKKYAKMGWRASDTRELSFVDAAVPEENLLGPRGRGLKQFLTILDGGRISVAALSVGVAMGAYDEAYKYATQRRAFGTTISKFQAIQFKLADMLMEIEHAKLMVIKAAWEKDNKRPYELSASLAKLYSGEVSRRVVNEAVQIHGGYGFMDEYPVSRMYRDQKINEIGEGTNEVQRLVIARMIGL; this comes from the coding sequence ATGAATTTCGACCTCACCGACGACCAGAAAGCGATCCAAGACCTGTGCCGAGACTTCGCGCGCAACGAGGTCGCGCCACAGGCGGAACGCAACGACCGCGAGGAGCGGTTCCCGTACGATCTGGTCGCGAAGATGGCCGAGCTCGGGTTGATGGGTCTGCCCTTCCCGGAAGAGTGCGGCGGCGCCGGCGCCGACACGGTGAGCTACGCGCTCGCGGTCATGGAGATCAGCCGCGCCGACGCCTCGACCGGCATCACGCTGGCTGCGCACGTCTCGCTCGGGGCTTCCCCCATCTATTTGTTCGGCACCGAGGAACAGAAGCAGAAGTGGCTCGTCCCCCTGGCCAAGGGCGAACGCCTGTGGGGCTTCGGCCTCACGGAGCCGGAAGCGGGCTCAGACGCCGGCAACACCCAGACCCGAGCCGAGCTGCGGGACGGCCGCTGGGTGATCAACGGGACCAAGGCCTTCATCACCAACAGCGGCACCGACATCACCGGCGGCACCACTATCACCGCCGTCACCGGGGTTGGGGCCGACGGGCGGAAAGAGATCTCGAACCTGATCGTCCCGCAGGACACGCCCGGCTTCACCCGCTCGAAGAAGTACGCGAAGATGGGCTGGCGGGCGTCGGATACCCGGGAGCTGTCGTTCGTCGACGCGGCGGTGCCCGAAGAGAATCTGCTCGGGCCGCGGGGGCGGGGGCTCAAGCAGTTCCTGACCATCCTCGACGGGGGTCGGATCTCGGTGGCGGCGCTATCGGTGGGCGTCGCGATGGGCGCGTACGACGAGGCCTACAAGTACGCCACGCAGCGCCGCGCGTTTGGCACGACGATCAGCAAGTTCCAGGCGATCCAGTTCAAGCTCGCCGACATGCTGATGGAGATCGAGCACGCCAAGCTCATGGTGATCAAGGCCGCGTGGGAGAAGGACAACAAGCGGCCGTACGAGCTGTCCGCGTCATTGGCGAAACTGTATTCGGGTGAGGTCTCGCGTCGCGTCGTCAACGAGGCGGTGCAGATCCATGGGGGGTACGGGTTCATGGACGAGTACCCCGTCTCGCGCATGTACCGCGATCAAAAGATCAACGAGATCGGCGAGGGGACCAACGAGGTGCAGCGACTCGTGATTGCGCGGATGATCGGCTTGTAG
- the ftsE gene encoding cell division ATP-binding protein FtsE translates to MIRLRGVSLTYPNGTRALDDVDLEIEKGSFVFLVGHSGTGKSSLLRLLYREEVPDRGEVTVDGIRVDTLRRGKVSRLRRNIGVVFQDFKLLNRKTVWENVAFALQVTGVGTRDLMRMVPRALDLVGLSHKSRMFPDELSGGEQQRTAIARALVGNPKILLCDEPTGNLDPSNTTEIMELLQRINLKGTTVVVATHNQAVVDRMRRRVVRLEHGRILHDDEKGYYFRGLGQTAVLPG, encoded by the coding sequence ATGATCAGACTCCGCGGCGTGTCGCTCACGTACCCGAATGGGACGCGAGCGCTGGACGACGTCGATCTCGAGATCGAAAAAGGTAGCTTCGTGTTCCTGGTGGGCCACAGCGGCACCGGGAAGTCGTCGCTCCTGCGCCTCCTCTACCGCGAGGAGGTTCCCGACCGTGGTGAAGTGACCGTCGACGGCATTCGCGTCGACACGCTGCGCCGCGGCAAAGTCTCGCGGCTACGCCGCAACATCGGCGTGGTCTTCCAAGACTTCAAGCTGCTCAACCGCAAGACGGTCTGGGAGAACGTCGCGTTCGCGCTCCAGGTCACCGGCGTCGGCACGCGCGACCTGATGCGCATGGTGCCGCGCGCGCTCGATCTGGTCGGCCTCTCGCACAAGAGCCGCATGTTCCCCGACGAGCTCTCGGGCGGCGAGCAGCAGCGCACCGCGATCGCGCGCGCGCTGGTCGGCAACCCGAAGATCCTCCTGTGCGACGAGCCGACCGGCAATCTCGATCCGTCCAACACGACCGAGATCATGGAGCTGCTTCAGCGCATCAACCTCAAAGGCACGACGGTCGTGGTCGCCACGCACAACCAGGCCGTCGTCGACCGCATGCGGCGCCGCGTCGTCCGGCTCGAGCATGGCCGCATCTTGCACGACGACGAGAAGGGCTACTATTTCCGTGGACTGGGGCAGACTGCGGTTCTTCCTGGGTGA
- the ftsX gene encoding permease-like cell division protein FtsX, giving the protein MDWGRLRFFLGEVFANFTRNAGMQFTAIGTVAVTIVLLGSFLYVRDTLTTFGNGVLSQIEIAVYLKDGVDDKQAQGLAQDLARDPRVASATYIPKKDGLQHMHDVLGKDFDTSLLTANPLPNAYHVKVKDADQVAAVAAHIGKDPRVAKVDYAADTVDKLLKTAAILWRAGIALIGLLTLSAAVVIANTIRLTVFARRREIAIMQLVGATNTYIRMPFIAEGMLAGVLGAALAIAVLAAAEHEIVPRLAQTLQFVTFHVNELQLAGELLGCGAAVGLVASWFSVGRHLRA; this is encoded by the coding sequence GTGGACTGGGGCAGACTGCGGTTCTTCCTGGGTGAAGTCTTCGCGAACTTCACCCGCAACGCCGGCATGCAGTTCACCGCCATCGGGACCGTCGCGGTCACGATCGTGCTGCTCGGCTCGTTCCTCTACGTCCGCGACACGCTGACGACGTTCGGCAACGGCGTACTCTCGCAGATCGAGATCGCCGTCTACCTCAAAGACGGCGTCGACGACAAGCAGGCTCAGGGGCTCGCGCAAGATCTCGCGCGCGATCCGCGCGTCGCCTCGGCGACGTACATCCCCAAGAAAGACGGCTTGCAGCACATGCACGACGTCCTGGGCAAGGACTTCGACACCTCGCTGCTGACCGCGAACCCGCTCCCCAACGCCTATCACGTCAAGGTCAAGGACGCCGATCAGGTCGCGGCCGTCGCCGCCCACATCGGCAAGGATCCGCGGGTCGCCAAGGTCGACTATGCCGCCGACACGGTCGACAAGCTACTGAAGACCGCGGCCATCCTGTGGCGGGCCGGGATCGCGCTGATCGGCCTGTTGACCCTCTCCGCGGCCGTGGTGATCGCCAACACGATCCGCCTGACGGTCTTCGCACGGCGGCGTGAAATCGCGATCATGCAGTTAGTGGGCGCGACGAACACCTACATCCGAATGCCGTTCATCGCCGAGGGAATGCTGGCGGGCGTTCTCGGCGCGGCGCTGGCGATCGCGGTCCTGGCCGCCGCCGAGCACGAGATCGTGCCGCGGCTGGCGCAGACGCTGCAGTTCGTCACCTTCCACGTCAACGAGCTGCAGCTCGCGGGGGAGCTGCTGGGCTGTGGGGCGGCCGTCGGGCTCGTCGCCTCCTGGTTCAGCGTCGGCCGGCACCTGCGCGCGTGA
- a CDS encoding response regulator encodes MSDAAGTILLVDDDSRLRGILRANFEVVGYAVVDTRDGTGALAALDQGRPDAIVVDVLAQHDDGPTVVRRIRTHPDGARVPLIVLAARNRPDEAVRALEAGADDVVVKPFAPEEMIARVRGKIKRAAEVEAVQPLTKLPGNGPIEAEIKRRIAGTAPWSVLYVDLDGFKAFNDAFGFAKGDDVLRMLARVASEVLRTSGERDDFLGHVGGDDFVLVTEPAKAQTIGESIVAAFDRSIRSLQRDTRVPYCTVSIAVVSGSRSPIGATYRSISERAAKVKKEAKRRRGSVVVTEEELA; translated from the coding sequence GTGAGCGACGCCGCGGGCACGATCCTGCTGGTCGACGACGACAGCCGCCTGCGCGGCATCCTGCGGGCCAACTTCGAGGTGGTCGGCTACGCGGTAGTCGACACCCGCGACGGCACGGGCGCGCTGGCCGCGCTCGACCAAGGCCGCCCCGACGCGATCGTCGTCGACGTCCTGGCCCAGCACGACGACGGGCCGACGGTCGTGCGCCGCATCCGCACCCATCCCGACGGCGCGCGCGTCCCGCTGATCGTGCTGGCCGCGCGCAACCGGCCCGACGAGGCCGTGCGCGCGCTCGAGGCCGGCGCCGACGACGTAGTCGTCAAGCCGTTCGCGCCTGAAGAGATGATCGCGCGCGTGCGCGGCAAGATCAAGCGGGCTGCCGAGGTCGAAGCGGTGCAACCGCTGACCAAGCTGCCCGGCAACGGACCGATCGAGGCCGAGATCAAGCGCCGCATCGCCGGCACCGCGCCGTGGTCCGTCCTCTACGTCGACCTCGACGGCTTCAAGGCGTTCAACGACGCGTTCGGCTTCGCCAAGGGCGACGACGTGCTGCGCATGCTGGCTCGGGTCGCGAGCGAAGTGCTGCGCACCAGCGGCGAGCGCGACGACTTTCTGGGTCACGTCGGCGGCGACGACTTCGTGCTGGTCACCGAACCCGCCAAGGCGCAGACGATCGGCGAGTCGATCGTCGCGGCCTTCGACCGCAGCATCCGTTCGCTGCAACGCGACACGCGGGTGCCGTACTGCACGGTCTCGATCGCGGTCGTGTCCGGCTCGCGTTCGCCGATCGGCGCCACCTACCGCAGCATCTCCGAGCGCGCGGCCAAGGTGAAGAAGGAAGCCAAACGCCGCCGCGGCTCGGTGGTGGTCACCGAAGAGGAGCTGGCGTGA
- a CDS encoding peptidoglycan DD-metalloendopeptidase family protein encodes MNALRRPLALIALLALAAPPALATTTTHHHRGVSVSPAHTRAIDAKIAAQRARIEGIHAKLHEKRAELSGAQAREAALQAQLNETNRNIGHVNAMLGGTEGQIRSTQRKLAWNQLQLRGAQATLRRHQDALDRRLVDAYERGDLGYIDVLLQARSFTDFVERWNDVRYLVKANEATIRARRADERQVALIQASLLGAQTELQTEEAQQQQQRFALDGLAQQRRNLVAAADSQRRSVQTEVTQLDDISEAEEAELEGLIREKQREAELAYQQARRAALLSGEELPPEPGAPGELMWPVSGPITSPFGYRMHPVYHRMILHAGIDIGVPTGTTVAAAAAGKIIVAGYEGDCGNMVAIDHHGGLSTMYCHLSQIFVSVGQEVQRGQAIGAAGATGDATGPHVHFQVMQDGHPVDPMSFLK; translated from the coding sequence GTGAACGCGCTGCGCCGCCCGCTCGCGCTGATCGCACTGCTGGCCCTGGCCGCGCCGCCCGCGCTGGCCACGACGACGACGCATCATCACCGCGGCGTCTCCGTTTCGCCGGCGCACACGCGCGCCATCGACGCCAAGATCGCCGCGCAGCGGGCGCGCATCGAAGGCATCCACGCCAAGCTGCACGAGAAGCGCGCCGAGCTGAGCGGCGCGCAGGCGCGCGAGGCCGCGTTGCAGGCGCAGCTCAACGAGACCAACCGCAACATCGGGCACGTCAACGCGATGCTCGGCGGCACCGAAGGGCAGATCCGCTCGACGCAGCGCAAACTGGCGTGGAATCAGCTGCAGCTGCGCGGCGCGCAGGCGACGCTGCGCCGGCATCAGGACGCGCTCGACCGTCGGCTCGTCGACGCGTACGAGCGCGGCGACCTGGGCTACATCGACGTGCTGCTGCAAGCGCGCTCGTTCACCGACTTCGTCGAGCGCTGGAACGACGTGCGCTACCTGGTGAAGGCCAACGAGGCGACGATTCGCGCGCGCCGGGCCGACGAACGGCAAGTCGCGCTGATCCAGGCCAGCCTGCTGGGCGCGCAGACCGAACTGCAGACGGAAGAGGCGCAGCAGCAGCAGCAGCGGTTCGCGCTCGACGGGTTGGCGCAACAGCGCCGCAACTTGGTCGCCGCGGCCGACAGCCAGCGGCGCTCGGTGCAGACCGAGGTCACGCAGCTCGACGACATCTCCGAGGCCGAGGAGGCCGAGCTCGAGGGCCTGATCCGCGAGAAGCAGCGCGAGGCCGAGCTCGCCTACCAGCAGGCGCGGCGCGCGGCGCTGCTGTCCGGCGAAGAGCTGCCGCCCGAGCCGGGCGCGCCGGGCGAGCTGATGTGGCCGGTCTCCGGGCCGATCACCTCACCGTTCGGCTACCGCATGCACCCCGTCTACCACCGCATGATCCTGCACGCCGGGATCGACATCGGCGTCCCGACCGGGACGACGGTCGCCGCCGCGGCGGCCGGCAAGATCATCGTCGCCGGCTACGAGGGCGACTGCGGCAACATGGTCGCCATCGACCACCACGGCGGCCTCTCGACCATGTACTGCCACCTCTCGCAGATCTTCGTCTCGGTCGGACAAGAAGTGCAGCGCGGGCAAGCGATCGGCGCCGCCGGCGCGACGGGCGACGCGACCGGACCGCACGTTCACTTCCAGGTCATGCAGGACGGGCACCCGGTCGACCCCATGTCGTTCCTCAAATAG
- a CDS encoding S41 family peptidase, with protein sequence MSAVAVVVVAALAGAAYLDRAGAAADAPTVLLGDGQHVVGLDLQSFLDRGNDPHTMLAQAYERVEHVYYKPVPDQALVRGEETALTKFLELHKVADPRVPQAVATGDRAHDLSVLENTLSTVTKRYGNVATPTIYTQVALTGMLGGLGDPYTTYLSPQEIGQLDEQLDGGNFAGIGVYIVQDQKTGAIVVDPIEGNPAIKAGVRTGDTILAVDGHSTMGQKIDAVEREIRGPSGTVVNLTLRRHTSRKTDVVPVTRAQVHVPSVRAEIEDHIDYIRLADFGQTSADEVRKALLDGKAQNVRGYILDLRNNGGGLLDAGVDVSSLFIPQGPIVSTIDRAGDREVRDATGHAVDAKPLVVLVNQYTASASEITAGAIQDYGVGTLVGTKTFGKGVVQSLYTMPDKGALKITTARYLTPKGRDIQHKGIIPDVVVPQRVDQPIIDTPADAQLNAAKKIIEKKDA encoded by the coding sequence TTGTCCGCCGTTGCCGTGGTCGTCGTCGCCGCCCTGGCGGGCGCCGCCTATCTCGACCGCGCCGGCGCCGCCGCCGACGCGCCCACGGTGCTGCTCGGCGACGGACAGCACGTCGTCGGCCTCGACCTGCAGAGCTTCCTGGACCGCGGCAACGACCCGCACACGATGTTGGCGCAAGCCTACGAGCGCGTCGAGCACGTCTACTACAAGCCGGTTCCCGATCAAGCGCTGGTGCGCGGCGAAGAGACCGCGCTGACCAAGTTCTTGGAGCTGCACAAAGTCGCCGATCCGCGCGTGCCGCAGGCGGTCGCCACCGGCGATCGTGCGCACGACCTGAGCGTGCTCGAGAACACCCTCTCGACGGTGACCAAGCGCTACGGCAACGTCGCGACGCCGACCATCTACACGCAGGTCGCGCTGACCGGGATGTTGGGCGGTCTGGGCGATCCGTACACGACGTATCTTTCGCCGCAAGAGATCGGCCAGCTCGACGAGCAGCTTGACGGCGGCAACTTCGCCGGCATCGGCGTCTACATCGTGCAGGATCAGAAGACCGGCGCGATCGTGGTCGATCCGATCGAAGGCAATCCCGCCATCAAGGCCGGCGTGCGCACCGGCGATACGATCCTGGCCGTCGACGGCCACTCGACGATGGGCCAGAAGATCGACGCCGTCGAGCGCGAGATCCGCGGCCCCAGCGGCACCGTCGTCAACCTGACGCTGCGCCGCCACACCTCGCGCAAGACCGACGTCGTGCCGGTGACGCGCGCGCAAGTGCACGTCCCCTCGGTGCGCGCCGAGATCGAAGACCACATCGACTACATCCGCCTGGCCGACTTCGGCCAGACCTCGGCCGACGAAGTGCGCAAGGCGCTGCTCGACGGCAAGGCGCAGAACGTGCGCGGCTACATCCTCGACCTGCGCAACAACGGCGGCGGCCTGCTCGACGCCGGCGTCGACGTCTCGAGCCTGTTCATCCCGCAGGGGCCGATCGTCTCGACCATCGACCGCGCGGGCGACCGCGAAGTGCGCGACGCGACCGGCCATGCCGTCGACGCGAAGCCGCTGGTGGTGCTGGTCAACCAATACACCGCGTCGGCCTCGGAGATCACCGCCGGCGCGATCCAAGACTACGGGGTCGGCACGCTGGTCGGCACCAAGACGTTCGGCAAAGGCGTCGTGCAGAGTCTGTACACCATGCCGGACAAGGGCGCGCTCAAGATCACGACCGCGCGCTACCTCACCCCCAAGGGCCGCGACATCCAGCACAAGGGGATCATCCCCGACGTCGTCGTCCCGCAACGCGTCGACCAACCGATCATCGATACGCCTGCCGACGCACAGCTCAATGCCGCGAAAAAGATCATCGAGAAAAAGGACGCCTGA
- a CDS encoding S41 family peptidase, with protein MNRLVPLATAALLALATARVPAAVPTVGLSPQQTEELVSTYAHLTGDFYKTVDRSAALEGARTAMLTYLTKQAHLSNVKLPAVHAGANDTENAEALQHEVSDAVVAYGAKVKPVDSISGPQQITYAAMAGVLNSVKDRYTVFLSPKEYAALNEGLDGTSFGGVGISYTIDDKTKNLVVENVILDGPSDKAGLQSGDEIVAIDGKPVTTILSGATQLEVQQKKVTDVLRGEPGTKVALTILRDGKTLAPVTITRAEIHQPSVLSKMLPGDVGYVQLAVFGATTADELNTALKRLDSEGAKAYVLDLRYNGGGYLNAAVDVSSKFISSGPIVSVQSRAGTDTEYDAENDAIAPRPLAVLVNQYTASASEITAGAIQDSGVGELVGTKTFGKGVVQTIFPMRDGSAVKITTARYFTPKGRDINAIGIQPDIASALPKDEKIRPGDPKQDPQLVAALNYLNGRLAQLPPAPVASPANQ; from the coding sequence ATGAATCGCCTCGTTCCCTTGGCCACCGCCGCCCTGCTCGCCCTCGCCACCGCGCGCGTGCCCGCCGCCGTTCCGACGGTCGGCCTCTCGCCGCAGCAAACCGAAGAACTGGTCTCGACGTACGCGCACCTGACCGGTGATTTCTACAAGACGGTCGATCGCAGCGCCGCGCTCGAGGGCGCGCGCACGGCGATGCTGACGTATCTGACCAAGCAGGCGCACCTGAGCAACGTCAAGCTGCCCGCGGTGCACGCCGGTGCCAACGACACCGAGAACGCCGAAGCGCTGCAGCACGAAGTCAGCGACGCGGTCGTCGCGTACGGCGCGAAGGTCAAGCCGGTCGATTCGATCAGCGGCCCGCAGCAGATCACCTACGCCGCGATGGCCGGCGTGCTCAACTCGGTGAAGGACCGTTACACGGTCTTCCTCTCGCCCAAGGAGTACGCGGCACTCAACGAAGGCCTCGACGGCACCTCGTTCGGCGGCGTCGGCATCTCGTACACGATCGACGACAAGACCAAGAACCTGGTCGTCGAGAACGTCATCCTCGACGGGCCGTCCGACAAGGCGGGCCTGCAGTCGGGCGATGAGATCGTCGCCATCGACGGCAAGCCGGTCACGACGATCCTCTCCGGCGCGACGCAGCTCGAAGTGCAGCAGAAGAAAGTCACCGACGTGCTGCGCGGCGAGCCCGGCACCAAGGTCGCGTTGACGATCCTGCGCGACGGCAAGACGCTCGCGCCGGTGACGATCACCCGCGCCGAGATCCACCAGCCCAGCGTGCTCTCCAAGATGCTGCCCGGCGACGTCGGCTACGTGCAGCTGGCCGTGTTCGGCGCGACGACCGCCGACGAGCTGAACACCGCCCTCAAGCGGCTCGACTCGGAAGGCGCGAAGGCGTACGTGCTCGACCTGCGCTACAACGGCGGCGGCTACCTCAACGCCGCGGTCGACGTCAGCTCGAAGTTCATCTCGAGCGGCCCGATCGTCAGCGTGCAGTCGCGCGCCGGCACCGACACCGAGTACGATGCCGAGAACGACGCGATCGCGCCGCGCCCGTTGGCCGTGCTCGTCAACCAGTACACCGCGTCGGCCTCGGAGATCACCGCCGGTGCGATCCAGGACAGCGGCGTCGGCGAGCTGGTCGGCACCAAGACCTTCGGTAAGGGCGTCGTGCAGACGATCTTCCCGATGCGTGACGGCTCGGCGGTGAAGATCACGACCGCGCGCTACTTCACCCCCAAGGGCCGCGACATCAACGCCATCGGCATCCAGCCCGACATCGCCAGCGCCTTGCCCAAGGACGAGAAGATCCGGCCCGGCGATCCCAAGCAAGACCCGCAGCTGGTCGCCGCGCTGAACTACCTCAACGGCCGCCTCGCGCAGCTGCCGCCCGCGCCGGTGGCGAGCCCCGCGAACCAGTAG